In the Ictalurus punctatus breed USDA103 chromosome 7, Coco_2.0, whole genome shotgun sequence genome, one interval contains:
- the six7 gene encoding SIX homeobox 7: MFPLPMFTADQVARVCENLEETGDMERLGRFLWSLPAAAPGSAGEALHRHESVMRARALVAFHGGDFEALYRILQSHRFTRESHAKLQDLWLHAHYREAERMRGRPLGPVEKYRIRKKFPLPRTIWDGEQKTHCFKERTRSLLREWYLQDPYPNPSRKRHLAQATGLTPTQVGNWFKNRRQRDRAASAKNRLQQVSTLLPSGSFPECSSIDHNGSPENSDTRASTPDISVSSDSEFES; this comes from the exons ATGTTTCCCTTGCCGATGTTTACCGCGGATCAGGTGGCTCGGGTGTGTGAGAACTTGGAGGAAACCGGGGACATGGAGCGCCTGGGCCGGTTTCTGTGGTCACTTCCGGCGGCGGCCCCCGGTTCTGCAGGCGAGGCGCTCCATAGGCACGAGTCGGTGATGCGCGCGCGGGCTCTGGTCGCCTTTCACGGCGGTGACTTCGAGGCGCTTTACCGCATCCTGCAGAGCCACCGGTTCACGCGCGAGTCCCACGCCAAGCTGCAGGACCTGTGGCTGCACGCGCATTACCGCGAGGCGGAGCGCATGCGCGGCAGGCCGCTGGGCCCCGTGGAGAAGTACCGCATCCGCAAGAAGTTCCCTCTACCCCGCACTATCTGGGACGGCGAGCAGAAAACGCACTGTTTCAAG GAAAGGACACGGAGTTTGCTTAGAGAATGGTACCTACAAGACCCGTATCCAAACCCATCTCGCAAGCGGCACCTGGCCCAGGCTACAGGTCTCACACCTACACAAGTTGGAAACTGGTTCAAGAACAGACgccagagagacagagcagcATCAGCCAAAAACAG actACAACAAGTCTCTACTCTTCTCCCATCTGGCAGCTTTCCAGAATGTTCTTCCATAGATCACAATGGCAGCCCAGAGAACAGCGACACCAGAGCCTCTACACCCGACATATCGGTCAGCAGCGACAGCGAGTTTGAGTCCTGA
- the b4gat1 gene encoding beta-1,4-glucuronyltransferase 1, whose amino-acid sequence MLQWVYCRNEVRPVRTTDNSLLHAYSLENDKVCGMHFFKKCSVFKVVLSALLMVALLQLIYLSFLSKLHGKQQRYKYSELFGSKRNAQTNEKNSKRERLRYSLSSGGIFDSSGQYRVYKNLIKSDFSTNQKLDADPRSHHLALVTHTTINNLHHLDSLLERWQNPLSVAIFAHGQDVKFATAFVYALSLFCPRVQALVDFHLVCHSEEIASFPEQDREHFAGLEEQGCPGVFAKLESHRDKYKNYAMGRNVSYPNNLLRNVARTGTDAAYVLVLDMDMVPSADLHHQFVMMLMKREPAPDEVLVLPAFEIRHTRKMPATKSELAQLYLVGEVRPFYEELCPRCQAPTNYSRWINLVSKSSGPLEVAYMQNWVDPWEPFYIGAKSVPLYDENFRQYGFNRISQACELHVAGFRFSVVSNAFVVHRGFKVQGDFHSRKDEENRRNRLLFRSFKEGLKNKYPNSPRHC is encoded by the exons ATGCTGCAGTGGGTTTATTGTAGAAATGAAGTGCGTCCCGTGAGAACTACAGATAACAGTTTACTTCATGCATATTCTCTAGAAAACGACAAAGTTTGtggaatgcatttcttcaaaaaatGCTCCGTGTTTAAAGTGGTGCTGAGTGCCCTGCTTATGGTAGCCCTGCTGCAGCTGATCTACTTGTCGTTCCTGTCAAAGCTACACGGCAAACAGCAGCGCTACAAGTACTCAGAGCTGTTCGGCTCCAAGAGGAACGCACAAACCAATGAGAAGAACTCCAAACGAGAACGCCTGAGATACTCCTTATCCAGTGGAGGCATCTTCGACAGCAGTGGTCAGTACCGTGTGTACAAAAACCTCATCAAGAGTGACTTCTCCACCAACCAGAAGCTGGACGCAGATCCGAGATCCCATCACCTCGCCTTGGTGACCCACACGACCATCAATAACCTTCATCATTTGGATTCTCTGCTCGAACGCTGGCAGAATCCGCTCTCTGTGGCGATCTTCGCTCACGGCCAAGATGTCAAGTTTGCCACGGCTTTCGTCTACGCCCTCAGTCTCTTCTGTCCACGCGTCCAAGCCTTGGTGGATTTCCACTTGGTGTGCCACTCGGAGGAGATTGCCAGCTTCCCGGAGCAAGACAGGGAGCACTTTGCTGGACTCGAGGAACAAGGCTGTCCTGGTGTCTTCGCTAAGCTCGAATCCCACCGGGACAAGTACAAGAACTACGCTATGGGAAGAAACGTCTCCTACCCCAATAACCTTCTCCGCAACGTGGCCCGGACAGGCACGGACGCCGCCTACGTCCTCGTCCTTGACATGGACATGGTACCCAGCGCAGACCTGCATCATCAGTTTgtgatgatgctgatgaagCGTGAGCCGGCCCCGGATGAGGTTCTGGTCCTGCCTGCTTTTGAAATTCGGCACACACGCAAGATGCCTGCCACGAAATCCGAGCTTGCGCAGCTGTACCTAGTCGGTGAGGTGAGGCCCTTCTATGAGGAACTCTGCCCACGATGCCAGGCACCTACCAACTACTCCCGCTGGATTAATCTGGTTAGCAAGAGCTCCGGACCTCTGGAGGTGGCGTATATGCAGAACTGGGTCGACCCGTGGGAACCCTTTTACATCGGGGCTAAATCGGTGCCACTGTATGACGAGAACTTCAGACAATACGGCTTCAACCGTATAAGTCAA GCGTGTGAGCTTCATGTGGCAGGGTTCAGGTTCTCCGTGGTGAGTAACGCCTTCGTGGTGCATCGAGGCTTTAAGGTCCAGGGCGACTTCCACAGCCGCAAGGACGAAGAGAACCGCAGAAACCGCCTGCTCTTCCGCAGCTTCAAGGAAGGTCTGAAAAACAAATACCCCAACTCCCCTCGCCACTGCTGA
- the pfdn2 gene encoding prefoldin subunit 2, whose amino-acid sequence MAANSNSGTGSKSSGGKQSGPSAEQVVATFQRMRQEQRSMASKAAELDMEINEHSLVIDTLKEVDPSRKCYRLVGGVLVERTVKEVLPALENNKEQISKLVVSLNTQMQTKGRELTEYRERYNIRLVGEDDKQGKGNAAQAKESEEGGSKSGAGVLVS is encoded by the exons ATGGCGGCGAACAGCAATAGCGGCACGGGGAGTAAAAGCAGTGGAGGGAAGCAGTCTGGCCCTTCTGCCGAGCAG GTTGTGGCAACGTTCCAGAGGATGCGGCAGGAGCAGCGCAGTATGGCCTCCAAAGCTGCTGAACTGGATATGGAGATCAACGAacacag CCTGGTCATCGACACGCTGAAGGAAGTCGACCCCTCGCGGAAGTGCTATCGTTTAGTTGGAGGTGTTTTGGTCGAGAGGACTGTAAAAGAAGTGCTGCCTGCGCTGGAAAACAATAAAGAACAG ATATCAAAGTTAGTTGTGTCACTCAACACACAAATGCAGACGAAAGGGCGGGAGCTGACGGAGTACCGTGAACGTTACAACATCCGCCTGGTGGGCGAAGACGACAAACAGGGCAAAGGCAACGCGGCTCAGGCCAAAGAAAGTGAAGAAGGAGGATCTAAAAGCGGAGCTGGAGTTTTGGTTTCTTAG
- the nit1 gene encoding deaminated glutathione amidase, whose amino-acid sequence MLFSQSLWKQVLLSPKYRFLWRLEAVRSQHRMTSSHPVAAVCQMTATPDKEANFTTCKRLIEQAKDGGASMIFLPEGFDYLGSSREETLQLSESLQGDIITRYSQLARKLKVWLSLGGFHERGHDWENDRRIYNSHVIINSQGEIVSVYRKGHLFDVELTGKGVSLKESAFTIPGARLVPPVQTPIGKVGLGICYDLRFPEMSSALQRHGAEILTYPSAFTVATGTAHWEVLLRARAIETQCYVLAAAQVGAHHAKRSSYGHTLAVDPWGVVMADCGGTDVRVAMVEIDMHRLQDTRRDMPVQQHRREKEFYSGLD is encoded by the exons ATGCTTTTCTCTCAGAGTCTGTGGAAGCAGGTGCTGCTTTCCCCAAAGTACCGTTTTCTCTGGAGGTTGGAGGCAGTGAGAAGTCAACACAG AATGACCTCATCACATCCTGTGGCAGCTGTGTGTCAGATGACGGCCACCCCTGACAAGGAGGCAAACTTCACTACATGCAAGCGTTTGATCGAGCAGGCCAAGGATGGTGGCGCGAGCATGATCTTCCTCCCTGAGGGTTTTGATTACCTCGGCTCCAGTCGAGAGGAGACGCTGCAGCTGTCTGAAAGCCTGCAGGGTGACATCATCACCAGATATTCTCAGTTAGCCAG GAAGCTGAAAGTGTGGCTGTCTCTGGGAGGTTTCCATGAAAGAGGGCACGACTGGGAGAACGACAGACGCATCTACAACAGCCATGTCATCATTAACAGCCAAG GTGAAATTGTGTCTGTGTACAGAAAAGGTCACCTGTTTGATGTAGAGTTGACAGGTAAAGGCGTGTCACTAAAAGAGAGCGCCTTCACCATTCCCGGCGCGAGATTAGTGCCACCTGTTCAGACCCCCATCGGAAAG GTGGGACTGGGGATCTGCTATGACCTGCGCTTCCCCGAGATGTCCTCGGCTCTTCAGAGGCACGGGGCCGAGATCCTCACTTACCCATCAGCATTTACCGTGGCAACAGGCACCGCCCACTGGGAG GTTCTCCTGCGGGCCAGAGCCATTGAGACTCAGTGTTACGTCCTGGCCGCTGCTCAGGTTGGAGCTCATCATGCAAAGCGCTCATCGTATGGCCACACCCTGGCAGTGGACCCTTGGGGCGTGGTCATGGCGGACTGTGGGGGGACGGATGTGCGTGTGGCTATGGTGGAGATTGACATGCATAGACTACAGGACACTAGAAGGGACATGCCAGTGCAGCAGCACAGGAGGGAGAAAGAGTTCTACTCTGGTCTGGACTGA